A region from the SAR86 cluster bacterium genome encodes:
- a CDS encoding DNA-directed DNA polymerase, translating into MIKKFLEKSGFSEKIFLDSSQINEIEKTIIENSSGSLFGSKTIIDIELAKGRLPDSLNMVFEKKGLVSKNIAIIINSQAEKISKTTKLIKKIDAQGLIIECKKLKSFEEKIWLKSKLNFLQDTKVNEYVEIISNMNVGNLAAQKNEIEVLKLLNLSKSEIPIKQFNDSSEFVPFELEDAIINKNAKSSLRILNTIKKNEDHYGPLLIWIIGKIINTSISAVTSSYPKKSLQESGVWQNKITLYLNFINGFNHNELIKIQKKVFELDLAVKGLSQKNFWNEISMLVLKLTAK; encoded by the coding sequence ATGATTAAAAAATTTTTGGAGAAATCAGGTTTTTCTGAAAAGATTTTTTTAGATTCAAGTCAGATTAATGAGATTGAAAAAACTATTATTGAGAATTCTAGTGGCTCATTGTTTGGATCAAAAACGATAATTGATATTGAGCTTGCTAAGGGTAGATTACCAGATTCTTTAAATATGGTTTTTGAAAAAAAGGGGTTAGTATCTAAAAATATTGCCATCATAATCAATTCACAAGCTGAAAAAATATCTAAAACAACTAAACTCATAAAAAAGATTGATGCTCAAGGCTTAATAATTGAATGCAAAAAATTAAAATCCTTCGAAGAAAAAATTTGGCTTAAAAGCAAGTTAAATTTTTTGCAAGATACTAAAGTAAATGAATACGTTGAAATTATTTCAAATATGAATGTTGGGAATTTAGCAGCACAAAAAAATGAAATTGAAGTGCTTAAACTGCTTAATCTTTCTAAGTCAGAAATTCCTATAAAACAATTCAATGACTCTTCAGAATTTGTTCCATTTGAATTGGAAGACGCAATCATTAACAAAAATGCTAAATCTTCTTTAAGAATACTCAATACTATAAAAAAGAATGAAGATCATTATGGCCCTCTTTTAATTTGGATAATTGGAAAAATTATTAATACATCTATAAGTGCTGTAACAAGCAGCTATCCCAAAAAAAGCTTACAAGAATCTGGAGTTTGGCAAAATAAAATTACTCTATATTTAAATTTTATCAATGGATTTAACCATAATGAACTAATCAAAATTCAAAAAAAAGTTTTCGAACTCGATCTTGCAGTTAAAGGCTTAAGTCAAAAGAATTTTTGGAATGAAATAAGCATGTTGGTTCTTAAGCTGACTGCTAAATAA